A region of Marasmius oreades isolate 03SP1 chromosome 9, whole genome shotgun sequence DNA encodes the following proteins:
- the TEF5 gene encoding translation elongation factor EF-1 beta subunit (eEF1B) (BUSCO:EOG092644ZU): MSVDLKKLEEHLASRSYIEGVSPSQADVHVFKAISNLDHSAYPNVRRWHKHIDSYAAEHASLSGSSKAGEAFCGLAGAASGEAAEEDDDIDLFGDDEEEDAEAERIKAERVAEYNLKKANKPKTIAKSVVTLEVKPWDDETNMEELEQAVRAIEQDGLVWGASKLVPIGYGIRKLQLTLVVEDEKVSMDELQEKIQEIEDYVQSTDIAAMQKL; this comes from the exons ATGTCCGTAGACCTCAAAAAACTCGAAGAACATCTCGCTTCTAGGTCCTACATTGAAGG TGTCTCGCCTTCTCAGGCTGATGTTCACGTCTTCAAGGCGATTTCCAACCTCGATCATTCTGCTTATCCAAACGTAAGGAGATGGCACAAGCACATTGACTCCTACGCCGCGGAGCATGCTTCTCTTTCAGGATCCAGCAAGGCTGGAGAGGCATTTTGTGGATTAGCAGGTGCTGCCTCAGGTGAGGCtgctgaggaagatgatgacaTTGATCTTTTCGgcgacgatgaggaagaagatgctgAAGCCGAGCGTATCAAGGCTGAACGTGTTGCCGAGTACAACCTTAAGAAAGCTAACAAACCCAAGACTATCGCCAAG TCCGTCGTTACCCTCGAAGTCAAACCATGGGATGACGAAACAAACATGGAGGAGCTAGAGCAAGCCGTCCGTGCTATAGAGCAAGATGGATTGGTCTGGGGTGCTAGCAAACTTGTCCCTATTGGTTACG GTATTCGCAAACTTCAG TTGACCCTTGTCGTAG AGGACGAGAAGGTTTCGATGGACGAACTCCAAGAGAAGATCCAAGAAATCGAAGATTACGTCCAGAGCACAGATATTGCTGCCATGCAAA AATTGTAG